One genomic region from Streptomyces sp. NBC_01304 encodes:
- a CDS encoding ABC transporter permease, with protein sequence MLRFLLRRTTGAVVILFLIAAFTFFMFFAIPQDPATLACGKNCTPDALAIIHKNLGLDSPVPVQFWDFVVGIFNGRDFSVGRCDAPCFGMSFSDREMVWDTLIDRFPLTLSLSIGGIISFLTIGLGTGMMAAWKRGTSLDKTVSAFSLVLSSMQIYFLGPVMVGLFVFSTGWLDKPKYVPFSESFGGWFMGLLIPWLVMSVIFTANYTRMARSTMIEQLQEEHVRAARAKGMTSKYVFFRYAWRGSLIPIVTILGMDLGALFGGAIVTEFTFGLHGLGRLAVESVNNKDLPLTMGVMIFSAAFILLFNIIIDAAYAYIDPRVRLS encoded by the coding sequence ATGCTTAGATTTCTCCTGCGCCGCACAACCGGCGCCGTGGTCATCCTGTTCCTGATCGCCGCGTTCACGTTCTTCATGTTCTTCGCGATCCCGCAGGACCCGGCAACCCTGGCCTGTGGCAAGAACTGCACGCCGGACGCCCTGGCGATCATCCACAAGAACCTCGGCCTCGACTCCCCGGTACCCGTACAGTTCTGGGACTTCGTCGTCGGCATCTTCAACGGCCGCGACTTCTCCGTCGGCCGCTGTGATGCGCCGTGCTTCGGTATGTCCTTCAGCGACCGGGAGATGGTCTGGGACACCCTCATCGACCGATTCCCGCTGACGCTCTCGCTCTCCATCGGCGGCATCATCTCCTTCCTGACCATCGGCCTCGGCACCGGCATGATGGCCGCGTGGAAGCGTGGCACCAGCCTCGACAAGACGGTCAGCGCGTTCTCACTGGTCCTCAGCTCGATGCAGATCTACTTCCTCGGCCCGGTGATGGTCGGCCTCTTCGTCTTCAGCACCGGCTGGCTGGACAAGCCGAAGTACGTTCCGTTCAGCGAGTCTTTCGGCGGCTGGTTCATGGGGTTGCTGATCCCCTGGCTGGTCATGTCCGTCATCTTCACGGCGAACTACACGCGTATGGCGCGCTCGACGATGATCGAGCAGCTGCAGGAGGAACACGTCCGCGCGGCCCGGGCCAAGGGCATGACGAGCAAGTACGTCTTCTTCCGCTACGCCTGGCGCGGTTCGCTCATCCCCATCGTCACCATCCTCGGCATGGACCTGGGTGCGCTCTTCGGCGGCGCGATCGTCACCGAGTTCACCTTCGGACTGCACGGCCTCGGACGCCTGGCGGTGGAGTCGGTCAACAACAAGGACCTGCCGCTCACCATGGGCGTGATGATCTTCAGCGCGGCCTTCATTCTTCTCTTCAACATCATCATTGACGCGGCGTACGCATACATCGACCCGCGCGTGCGGCTGTCCTAG